Within the Flavobacterium sp. N502536 genome, the region ATCATTGCAATACAAATTATGCCTAATGGTAGCTTAAAATTGTTTAATAGAAATTATAATTACTTCATCGACTTTGGCAGAACGATGAATGTTGATAAGAAATTTAATAACTATAAAGCCTTTTTTCAAAAAGCGGTTTTAGATAGTTCGTTATACAAATACAAAAAAATTGACCTTAGGTTTACGGAACAAGTAGTTTGCACAAAATAATAGAAAATGGAAAAAGATAACATTGCAGTAGGTCTAGATATTGGAACAACCAAAATAGTTGCCATGATAGGCAAGAAGAACGAGTATGGTAAACTGGAGATTTTGGGGATTGGGAAATCCAAAAGTTTGGGAGTCGCCAGAGGAGTTGTAAATAACATCACACAAACGATTCAATCCATTCAGCAGGCAATACTTGAAGCAGAAAATAATTCAGGTTATAAAATTAAGGATGTGGTTGTGGGTATCGCCGGACAGCACATCAGAAGTATTCAGCATACAGATTACATCAGCCGTAATAATCCGGAAGAAGTAATTGGAGAAAAAGACATTCAGCTTTTGATTGACCAGGTAAATAAACTGGCCATGTTACCGGGAGAAGAAATCATTCATGTTTTGCCACAAGAGTTTAAAATTGACGGGCAATCTGAAATTAAAGAGCCTATCGGAATGTACGGAGGAAGGCTGGAATCGAGTTTTCACGTAGTGGTAGGGCAGGCTTCTTCGATCAGAAACGTAGGAAGATGTATTCAGAGTTCGGGTATCGAATTGTCAGGACTAACATTAGAACCTTTGGCTTCTGCCGATGCGGTTTTAAGTCAGGAAGAAAAAGAAGCAGGAGTAGCGTTAATTGATATCGGTGGAGGAACAACAGATTTAGCCATTTTTAAAGATGGTATTATTCGTCATACTGCCGTGATTCCTTTTGGAGGAAATGTTATTACAGACGATATCAAAGAAGGTTGTTCGATTATTGAAAAACAAGCAGAGCTTTTAAAAATAAAATTCGGATCGGCCTGGCCGGGAGAAAATAAAGACAACGAAATTGTCTCTATTCCGGGATTAAGAGGAAGAGAGCCAAAAGAAATTTCGCTTAAAAACTTATCTAAAATTATTCATGCCCGTGTGGTGGAAATTGTAGAGCAGGTTTTTGCAGAAATTAAGGCTTACGGACACGAAGATCCCCGTAAAAAATTAATTGCCGGAATTGTGCTTACAGGTGGTGGTGCTCAGCTAAAACACATTAAACAATTAGTAGAGTACATTACAGGTATGGATACCAGAATTGGATATCCAAATGAGCATCTGGCAGGAAATTCCAGCGAAGAAATCTCAAGTCCGTTATTTGCAACCGCAGTTGGTTTAGTAATGAACAGTATCGAAAACAGTACGCAAAGTGCTGTAAGAATGGAGATTGTAAACGAGCAGACAAAAGTGGTTTACAGAAATGTACCACCACAGCAGCAACAGCCGGTACAACAGCGATACGAAGTAGAAGAAAACTACGTTGAAAGAGTAGAAACTATTGAAGAAACCAGAGAAGTTCGAAACAACAGCTCTAAGGAAGAATCAACAGAAACAAAAATTAGAAGATCATTTTTTGACCGATATGTCGATAAAATCAAAGATTTTTTAGACAACGCAGAATAGAATAATAAGAGAAAAGGATTACTTTTTGCCCCAGA harbors:
- the ftsA gene encoding cell division protein FtsA is translated as MEKDNIAVGLDIGTTKIVAMIGKKNEYGKLEILGIGKSKSLGVARGVVNNITQTIQSIQQAILEAENNSGYKIKDVVVGIAGQHIRSIQHTDYISRNNPEEVIGEKDIQLLIDQVNKLAMLPGEEIIHVLPQEFKIDGQSEIKEPIGMYGGRLESSFHVVVGQASSIRNVGRCIQSSGIELSGLTLEPLASADAVLSQEEKEAGVALIDIGGGTTDLAIFKDGIIRHTAVIPFGGNVITDDIKEGCSIIEKQAELLKIKFGSAWPGENKDNEIVSIPGLRGREPKEISLKNLSKIIHARVVEIVEQVFAEIKAYGHEDPRKKLIAGIVLTGGGAQLKHIKQLVEYITGMDTRIGYPNEHLAGNSSEEISSPLFATAVGLVMNSIENSTQSAVRMEIVNEQTKVVYRNVPPQQQQPVQQRYEVEENYVERVETIEETREVRNNSSKEESTETKIRRSFFDRYVDKIKDFLDNAE